In the Clostridium sp. 'White wine YQ' genome, TAATGTTATTGGAAAAATAGCTGATTATAAGAAGTTAAGAAATGAATTTAATTACGTGATTGTTGCTGTTGGAAACAATGAAATTAGGTTAGGACTTATAGATAAATTAAAAGAAGAAAACTATAAATTAGCAGTGATCATTCACCCTAAAGCGATCATAAGTAAATATGCAACTATAAATGAAGGAACTGTAATTTTGGCTGGTGCTGTTGTTAATACATGTACAAGCATAGGAAATGGATGCATTATTAATATAAGTGCAATTATTGACCACGATTGTAAACTAGGAAATGGAGTTCATGTTTCTAGTGGAGCAATTGTCAGAAGTATGTGCACAATTAGTGACCTTACTTATATAGATGCAGGTTCACTAGTTAAAGAAGGTTTTTGTATTTAAAGTAATTTTAAATTACTTAAAGATAAGATATATAGAATTCATGAGGGAGATTTGGTATATGAAGATTTATATAATGATAAAGAGGATGGTCGATTTTTTACTTTCACTAATAGCACTTATTTTACTAAGTCCTTTATTTTTAATAATAGGTATTTTAATTAAAATAGATTCACCTGGACCGATATTATTTAAGCAAAGAAGAATAGGTAAAAATAAGAAAGAATTTCTGATATTAAAGTTCAGAACTATGAGGGGGGATACTCCCAAAGATATGCCAACTCATTTATTTAAAAACTCAGAGAATTTCATAACAAAAAGTGGCAAAATGTTAAGAAGTACAAGCCTTGATGAGTTACCTCAGCTTATAAATATTATAAAAGGCGAAATGAGCATAATAGGACCAAGACCAGCATTGTGGAATCAGTTTGATTTAATTGAAGAAAGAGATAAATATGGAGCAAATGACATAATACCAGGTCTTACTGGATGGGCTCAGATAAATGGAAGAGATACTATATCAATAGAAGATAAAGCAAGATATGATGGTGATTATGTTAAAAACTTGGGATTTAAAATGGATGCAAGGGTATTTACCAAAACTATTGGTTTTGTTTTAAAAAGAGTGGGTATTGTAGAAGGCGGAACAGAGATGGTAGAGTATCAACAGATCCATACGACTAATGAGACAACATCAACTAGCGATACCTTAGGACAATAGGGATTAGAAAATTTATGAACAAATAAATAAAATTTGAATCAATAATTTTATTATTAAATTACCATTTAGCCATAGATAATAACAATTATATCCATAAATTCAAAGCTACGAAGAATATCGTTATGATTTGTGTGTAATGACGAAGTAAGGATTAGATTGTATAAGAAATTTATCCAAAACTTAAAGAATTATGTTTAAAGAGTTTTATGGATGTTGAATTTTTATAATAGAGAAAATATTCGGCAAATTGAGAGTTCTTGAAGTGAGAATGGGGAAGGGATTAGAGGTGAAAAGATGGTATTAGTTACTGGAATTACAGGGCATAGTGGCAGATACTTTTTGCAAGAGCTTATTGATAATAAATATGAAGGAAATATTCGCTGCATTGTTAGGGAAACTTCTGATACATCAATGCTGGATAGCAGCCCACTTAAGATAGAGAATGTTGTTGGTGATATCACGGATGAAGTTTTTCTTAATAAATGTATGAAAGATGTAGACACAGTAGTACACATTGTTAACATTAGACATACGCTACGAATTATAAAGGCAGCAATCAATAACAA is a window encoding:
- a CDS encoding NeuD/PglB/VioB family sugar acetyltransferase, with amino-acid sequence MKKNNLLILGAGGHGRVVAEAAELQGIWDNIAFLDDRDDLDEVLNFNVIGKIADYKKLRNEFNYVIVAVGNNEIRLGLIDKLKEENYKLAVIIHPKAIISKYATINEGTVILAGAVVNTCTSIGNGCIINISAIIDHDCKLGNGVHVSSGAIVRSMCTISDLTYIDAGSLVKEGFCI
- a CDS encoding sugar transferase, with product MKIYIMIKRMVDFLLSLIALILLSPLFLIIGILIKIDSPGPILFKQRRIGKNKKEFLILKFRTMRGDTPKDMPTHLFKNSENFITKSGKMLRSTSLDELPQLINIIKGEMSIIGPRPALWNQFDLIEERDKYGANDIIPGLTGWAQINGRDTISIEDKARYDGDYVKNLGFKMDARVFTKTIGFVLKRVGIVEGGTEMVEYQQIHTTNETTSTSDTLGQ